The proteins below are encoded in one region of Alosa sapidissima isolate fAloSap1 chromosome 24, fAloSap1.pri, whole genome shotgun sequence:
- the rnf151 gene encoding RING finger protein 151 gives MMRAVQDQIQSGGYEVDLFVETPDYDLICIICRGVLRCPVRVACNHIFCKRCILQWLKRQETCPCCRKPVTQNLMFVMFRLSKAIGRLQVKCRNTPQGCTATFPLSEEYLHSSTCPFEWLLCPHPGCGARVLRRDADSHTGACPNWSQLCPMGCGTQLSRATQPLHNCYRELQQRYEAQRSRQRAIAAALRRKMARMQSTMAHMRRQVGLICESLEVLEEREEPEDEDESPGEGTSSTSSSNSGGVAGGNSNNSSSSSS, from the exons ATGATGAGAGCGGTGCAGGACCAGATTCAG AGTGGAGGTTACGAAGTGGACCTGTTTGTGGAGACACCAGACTATGACCTGATCTGCATCATTTGCCGTGGAGTCCTGCGCTGCCCAGTCCGAGTGGCCTGCAATCACATCTTCTGCAAGCGGTGCATCCTTCAGTGGCTGAAGAG ACAGGAAACATGCCCTTGCTGCAGGAAGCCAGTGACTCAGAACCTAATGTTTGTGATGTTCAGACTCAGCAAAGCCATCGGCCGCCTGCAGGTCAAG TGTCGAAACACACCGCAGGGCTGCACGGCCACCTTCCCCCTCTCCGAGGAGTACCTCCACAGCTCCACCTGCCCGTTCGAGTGGCTACTCTGTCCGCACCCGGGGTGCGGCGCTCGCGTCCTCCGCCGCGACGCCGACTCGCACACCGGCGCCTGCCCGAACTGGAGCCAGCTGTGCCCGATGGGCTGCGGCACGCAGCTGAGCCGCGCCACGCAGCCGCTGCACAACTGCTACCGCGAGCTGCAGCAGCGCTACGAGGCGCAGCGCAGCCGCCAGCGGGCCATCGCCGCCGCGCTCCGCCGCAAGATGGCGCGCATGCAGAGCACCATGGCGCACATGCGCCGGCAGGTGGGCCTCATCTGCGAGAGCCTGGAGGTGCTGGAGGAGCGCGAGGAGCCGGAGGACGAGGACGAGAGCCCCGGCGAGGGCACCAgctccaccagcagcagcaacagcggcGGCGTCGCCGGcggcaacagcaacaacagtagcagcagcagctcctAA